One part of the Rutidosis leptorrhynchoides isolate AG116_Rl617_1_P2 chromosome 1, CSIRO_AGI_Rlap_v1, whole genome shotgun sequence genome encodes these proteins:
- the LOC139900583 gene encoding uncharacterized protein, translating into MAIAIITAVLDTHGEMAVVVIREMIDIKATMLTKTPKEILLQERVAKSFPDPHPLGENSRRDKSKFCIFHDDYGHDTNHCRDLAELIAEAYEQGFQIFEQIASWQCPAITFTPANLNADLDKPVVVSCRIANTGIIIMKVHVDTGSSVDIMYEQCFSKLPAIIKALMKPTAVSLAGFLGESTWPIGQLELHIELVDDRDETLRRKALLNLYIMRNQSRFNMILGRTALRMFGAIPSTMHGMVKFSTNEGIGTLTYAKVEPFLCHEYGDRK; encoded by the exons ATGGCAATAGCGATAATTACCGCGGTCCTGGATACCCACGGAGAAATGGCAGTGGTGGTTATCCGTGAAATGATAGATATCAAGGCCACA atgctaacaaaaacacCTAAGGAAATTCTGTTGCAAgaaagagttgctaagtcttttcctgatccgcaTCCTTTAGGGGAAAATAGTAGGCGAGATAAATCTAAGTTTTGTATTTTCCACGACGATTACGGTCATGATACCAATCATTGTAGAGACTTGGCGGAGCTGATCGCAGAAGCATATGAGCAAG GATTTCAAATATTTGAACAAATTGCAAGTTGGCAATGTCCTGCTATTACTTTCACTCCTGCAAACTTGAATGCGGATTTGGATAAACCAGTGGTGGTTTCATGCCGCATTGCGAATACTGGTATTATAATTATGAAAGTTCAcgttgacactggtagcagtgtagacATAATGTATGAGCAATGTTTTAGCAAGTTGCCTGCAATCATTAAAgcattgatgaaacctactgcggtttcgctCGCTGGATTTTTAGGAGAATCAACTTGGCCTATTGGTCAGTTAGAATTACATATTGAGCTAGTTGATGATCGCGATGAAACGCTAAGGCGTAAAGCTTTGTTAAATCTTTATATAATGCGAAATCAGTCACGATTCAATATGATTCTTGGGCGAactgctttgcgcatgtttggcgcaatCCCTTCTACAATGCATGGCATGGTTAAATTCTCTACTAATGAGGGAATAGGCACACTAACTTATGCGAAAGTAGAGCCATTTTTGTGCCATGAATACGGTGACCGAAAGTAG